The following are encoded in a window of Mangifera indica cultivar Alphonso unplaced genomic scaffold, CATAS_Mindica_2.1 Un_0044, whole genome shotgun sequence genomic DNA:
- the LOC123206626 gene encoding triacylglycerol lipase 1-like isoform X2 has translation MQRSLSFLVISTVLALSILDISIVQPSHSISRRRSPDNGALSLCAQLIQPNGYPCTEHTIQTKDGYLLGLQRVSSSNANLKVQRGPPVLLLHGLFMGGDAWFLDSPEESLGFVLADHGFDVWVGNVRGTRWSHGHISLSENDKDFWDWSWQELALYDAAEMIHNINIITSSKIFIVGHSQGTIITLAALTQPDVVEMVEAAALLSPITYLEHISAPLVLRMVGVHLDQMVFAMGLRELNFRSNVLIGLVDSLCDGHLDCNDLLTTITGKNCCFNNSRVDFYLEYEPHPSSAKNMRHLFQMIRKGTFSLYDYGFFKNLKLYGQTKPPAFDLSHIPKSLPLWMCYGGNDALADVTDVQHTIKELQSTPELLYLENYGHMDFILSIKAKEDFHSHMIGFFRSLGKSSSSEMIALYDM, from the exons ATGCAGAGGTCGCTTTCATTCCTGGTGATTTCCACCGTCCTCGCTCTATCCATTCTAGATATCTCCATCGTCCAACCTTCGCATTCAATTTCGCGGCGCCGATCACCGGACAATGGCGCTCTCTCCCTCTGTGCTCAGCTCATCCAACCCAACGGCTATCCCTGCACTGAACATACT ATTCAAACAAAGGATGGCTACTTATTGGGTCTCCAACgtgtgtcatctagcaatgctAATCTAAAAGTTCAGCGAGGTCCTCCTGTTTTGCTGTTGCATGGTCTCTTTATG GGAGGTGATGCATGGTTTTTGGATTCTCCTGAGGAGTCATTGGGCTTTGTCCTTGCAGATCATGGTTTTGACGTATGGGTTGGAAATGTCCGTGGAACACGTTGGAGTCATGGCCATATATCATTATCTGAGAATGACAAG GATTTTTGGGATTGGAGTTGGCAGGAATTGGCTCTGTACGATGCTGCAGAAATGatacacaacataaatataatcaCAAGCTCAAAAATCTTCATTGTTGGACATTCACAG GGAACAATCATAACCTTGGCTGCTCTCACCCAACCGGATGTAGTGGAAATGGTAGAGGCTGCTGCTCTTCTGTCGCCAATAACGTACTTGGAACATATTAGTGCTCCTCTTGTACTAAGAATGGTTGGCGTGCATCTTGATCAG ATGGTTTTTGCTATGGGCTTGCGTGAACTGAACTTTAGAAG TAATGTGTTAATTGGTCTTGTTGATTCCCTATGCGATGGCCATTTAGATTGCAATGATTTACTAACAACCATAACAG GGAAAAACTGTTGCTTTAATAACTCAAGAGTGGACTTCTATCTGGAATATGAACCTCATCCTTCTTCAGCAAAAAACATGCGCCATCTGTTCCAGA TGATCCGTAAGGGTACTTTTTCGCTGTACGATTATGGATTCTTCAAAAACTTGAAGCTATATGGTCAGACAAAACCCCCAGCATTTGATCTTAGCCACATTCCCAAGTCTTTGCCATTATGGATGTGTTATGGTGGAAATGATGCTTTAGCAGACGTGACAGATGTACAGCATACTATAAAGGAATTGCAGTCAACACCAGAATTGCTTTATCTCGAAAACTATGGTCACATGGACTTTATCTTGAGCATAAAAGCAAAGGAAGATTTTCACAGCCATATGATTGGGTTTTTCAGGTCTTTGGGAAAGTCCAGTAGTTCTGAAATGATTGCTTTATATGATATGTGA
- the LOC123206626 gene encoding triacylglycerol lipase 1-like isoform X1: MQRSLSFLVISTVLALSILDISIVQPSHSISRRRSPDNGALSLCAQLIQPNGYPCTEHTIQTKDGYLLGLQRVSSSNANLKVQRGPPVLLLHGLFMGGDAWFLDSPEESLGFVLADHGFDVWVGNVRGTRWSHGHISLSENDKDFWDWSWQELALYDAAEMIHNINIITSSKIFIVGHSQGTIITLAALTQPDVVEMVEAAALLSPITYLEHISAPLVLRMVGVHLDQQMVFAMGLRELNFRSNVLIGLVDSLCDGHLDCNDLLTTITGKNCCFNNSRVDFYLEYEPHPSSAKNMRHLFQMIRKGTFSLYDYGFFKNLKLYGQTKPPAFDLSHIPKSLPLWMCYGGNDALADVTDVQHTIKELQSTPELLYLENYGHMDFILSIKAKEDFHSHMIGFFRSLGKSSSSEMIALYDM; encoded by the exons ATGCAGAGGTCGCTTTCATTCCTGGTGATTTCCACCGTCCTCGCTCTATCCATTCTAGATATCTCCATCGTCCAACCTTCGCATTCAATTTCGCGGCGCCGATCACCGGACAATGGCGCTCTCTCCCTCTGTGCTCAGCTCATCCAACCCAACGGCTATCCCTGCACTGAACATACT ATTCAAACAAAGGATGGCTACTTATTGGGTCTCCAACgtgtgtcatctagcaatgctAATCTAAAAGTTCAGCGAGGTCCTCCTGTTTTGCTGTTGCATGGTCTCTTTATG GGAGGTGATGCATGGTTTTTGGATTCTCCTGAGGAGTCATTGGGCTTTGTCCTTGCAGATCATGGTTTTGACGTATGGGTTGGAAATGTCCGTGGAACACGTTGGAGTCATGGCCATATATCATTATCTGAGAATGACAAG GATTTTTGGGATTGGAGTTGGCAGGAATTGGCTCTGTACGATGCTGCAGAAATGatacacaacataaatataatcaCAAGCTCAAAAATCTTCATTGTTGGACATTCACAG GGAACAATCATAACCTTGGCTGCTCTCACCCAACCGGATGTAGTGGAAATGGTAGAGGCTGCTGCTCTTCTGTCGCCAATAACGTACTTGGAACATATTAGTGCTCCTCTTGTACTAAGAATGGTTGGCGTGCATCTTGATCAG CAGATGGTTTTTGCTATGGGCTTGCGTGAACTGAACTTTAGAAG TAATGTGTTAATTGGTCTTGTTGATTCCCTATGCGATGGCCATTTAGATTGCAATGATTTACTAACAACCATAACAG GGAAAAACTGTTGCTTTAATAACTCAAGAGTGGACTTCTATCTGGAATATGAACCTCATCCTTCTTCAGCAAAAAACATGCGCCATCTGTTCCAGA TGATCCGTAAGGGTACTTTTTCGCTGTACGATTATGGATTCTTCAAAAACTTGAAGCTATATGGTCAGACAAAACCCCCAGCATTTGATCTTAGCCACATTCCCAAGTCTTTGCCATTATGGATGTGTTATGGTGGAAATGATGCTTTAGCAGACGTGACAGATGTACAGCATACTATAAAGGAATTGCAGTCAACACCAGAATTGCTTTATCTCGAAAACTATGGTCACATGGACTTTATCTTGAGCATAAAAGCAAAGGAAGATTTTCACAGCCATATGATTGGGTTTTTCAGGTCTTTGGGAAAGTCCAGTAGTTCTGAAATGATTGCTTTATATGATATGTGA